Proteins co-encoded in one uncultured Bacteroides sp. genomic window:
- a CDS encoding NAD(+) synthase, with amino-acid sequence MNYGFVKVAAAVPRVKVADCQYNADQIEEMIHEAEEKGVQVIAFPELCITGYTCADLFAQELLLEKAEMALVQVMNNTRQLDIICVVGMPVTTNTIILNAAVVFQRGKILGVIPKTYLPNYKEFYEQRWFTSARDVIDKTVRLCGQLAPVSSSLLFDTPDFCFGVEICEDLWSVIPPSSKLALKGAEILINLSADNEGIAKHNYVRSLICQQSARCIAGYIFSSCGFGESTTDVVFAGNGLIYENGTLIAESKRFSLEEQLIITEIDVERLRTERRINTTFSANSGDYKDTEVIHVTTDITNNKPLNITRKVEPLPFVPNGKTLNERCEEIFEIQVSGLAKRIVHTQAKTAVIGISGGLDSTLALLVCVKTFDKLGLSRKGILGITMPGFGTTDRTYNNAINLMKELGISTREIDIKAACIQHFRDIDHNINVHDVTYENSQARERTQILMDIANQTNGMVIGTGDLSELALGWATYNGDHMSMYGVNVSIPKTLVRHLVDWVSQNEVEEEAADILTDIVDTPISPELIPADEDGNITQKTEDLVGPYELHDFFLYYTMRFGFRPAKIFYLAGVAFGNKYEKETIKKWLYTFFRRFFNQQFKRSCLPDGPKVGSISISPRGDWRMPSDASSALWLKEIEEL; translated from the coding sequence ATGAACTACGGATTTGTAAAAGTGGCAGCAGCAGTGCCACGGGTTAAAGTAGCCGATTGCCAGTATAACGCTGATCAAATAGAGGAAATGATACATGAAGCCGAAGAAAAAGGGGTTCAGGTTATCGCTTTCCCGGAACTATGTATTACAGGATATACCTGCGCCGATCTGTTTGCCCAGGAGCTATTGCTTGAAAAAGCAGAAATGGCACTGGTGCAAGTTATGAATAATACCCGGCAACTGGATATTATTTGTGTGGTGGGAATGCCTGTAACAACCAATACCATTATTTTGAATGCCGCAGTTGTCTTTCAACGGGGAAAGATTCTTGGTGTAATACCCAAGACCTATTTGCCTAATTATAAAGAATTCTACGAACAACGCTGGTTCACTTCCGCCAGAGACGTGATCGACAAGACTGTCCGTCTTTGTGGTCAACTGGCTCCTGTCAGTTCCAGCCTTTTGTTCGACACGCCTGATTTCTGTTTTGGGGTTGAAATATGTGAAGACCTCTGGTCCGTTATTCCTCCCAGTTCCAAACTGGCATTGAAAGGTGCTGAGATTCTCATTAACCTGTCTGCCGACAATGAAGGAATAGCCAAACACAATTATGTACGCTCGCTCATCTGCCAGCAGTCGGCCCGTTGTATAGCCGGATATATATTCTCATCCTGCGGATTTGGAGAATCAACCACCGATGTGGTCTTTGCAGGCAATGGATTGATTTACGAAAACGGAACGTTGATAGCAGAATCCAAACGTTTCAGTCTGGAAGAACAACTGATTATCACAGAAATAGATGTGGAAAGGTTGCGCACCGAAAGACGCATCAATACCACTTTCTCCGCAAATAGCGGTGATTATAAAGACACAGAGGTCATTCATGTCACTACAGATATAACAAATAACAAGCCTTTAAACATTACCCGCAAAGTGGAACCTCTTCCCTTTGTGCCAAACGGCAAGACACTAAACGAGAGATGTGAAGAGATTTTCGAGATACAAGTTTCTGGTTTAGCTAAACGGATTGTACATACCCAGGCAAAAACTGCTGTTATAGGGATCTCCGGAGGATTGGATTCCACACTTGCTTTATTGGTATGTGTGAAAACTTTTGATAAGCTGGGGCTTTCACGAAAAGGAATTCTGGGAATTACCATGCCCGGATTTGGAACAACAGACCGTACTTACAACAATGCAATCAATCTGATGAAGGAACTTGGAATCTCAACTCGGGAAATTGATATAAAAGCGGCATGTATCCAGCATTTCAGAGATATTGATCACAATATAAACGTGCACGATGTAACGTATGAGAACTCACAGGCAAGAGAACGGACTCAGATTCTAATGGATATAGCCAATCAAACGAACGGAATGGTAATCGGAACCGGCGACCTTTCTGAACTGGCTTTGGGATGGGCAACCTATAATGGAGACCACATGTCTATGTACGGAGTAAATGTCAGCATTCCAAAGACACTGGTAAGACACCTGGTGGACTGGGTTAGCCAAAATGAGGTGGAAGAAGAAGCCGCAGATATCTTAACGGATATAGTAGATACCCCTATCAGTCCGGAACTTATACCAGCCGACGAAGATGGAAATATTACACAAAAGACAGAAGATCTGGTAGGTCCTTACGAGCTACACGACTTCTTTCTCTATTATACCATGCGGTTTGGTTTCCGTCCGGCTAAGATATTCTATCTGGCAGGCGTTGCTTTTGGCAACAAATATGAAAAGGAAACAATCAAAAAATGGTTATACACATTCTTCCGCCGTTTCTTTAATCAGCAATTCAAACGCTCCTGCCTACCCGACGGCCCTAAAGTGGGAAGCATCTCCATCAGTCCGCGAGGAGACTGGCGCATGCCAAGTGATGCTAGTTCGGCTTTGTGGTTAAAAGAGATAGAAGAGCTCTGA
- a CDS encoding DUF4450 domain-containing protein, whose amino-acid sequence MNKIKKIYLVLLFIFTGIYAYAGEDGKFSIALYGTQTSHSLLACKTPEFSFHFPQMAGNFKLGVISGQKSRWCNELKSVKLKKSPGKLTYTLEDNLLKGGKIIVRVSKLTDSDGLIMEVEGVNLPDGLDLFWSFGGSYAVELPNKTDSGLKPEYCKDNVFSVEGNAFTVYYGESLNLKVVQAVVPDNSDIRLSDAHKQSTPLAFHQSGKKTDAPALTGTSRLVNGKLYFCFYVQNAKADYNSFMLPELFKKEF is encoded by the coding sequence ATGAATAAAATAAAGAAAATATACCTTGTTCTGCTATTCATCTTTACCGGTATTTATGCCTATGCAGGTGAAGATGGTAAATTTTCAATCGCATTATATGGCACACAAACTTCCCACAGTTTACTGGCATGCAAAACTCCGGAATTCTCTTTTCATTTTCCTCAGATGGCAGGAAACTTTAAACTGGGAGTCATCTCTGGTCAGAAAAGTCGTTGGTGCAATGAACTGAAGAGCGTGAAACTTAAGAAAAGTCCTGGAAAGCTAACATACACTCTGGAAGATAACCTCCTGAAAGGAGGGAAAATAATTGTCCGCGTATCTAAATTAACAGATAGCGATGGACTTATCATGGAGGTTGAAGGAGTTAACTTACCAGACGGACTAGATCTGTTCTGGAGTTTCGGAGGAAGTTATGCTGTAGAACTTCCCAACAAAACAGACAGCGGTCTGAAGCCGGAATATTGCAAAGACAATGTTTTCAGTGTGGAAGGCAATGCATTCACGGTTTATTATGGTGAAAGTCTGAATCTGAAAGTTGTTCAGGCGGTTGTTCCAGATAACTCTGATATCAGACTCTCTGATGCACATAAGCAGTCAACTCCGTTGGCTTTTCATCAATCCGGGAAGAAGACCGATGCTCCGGCACTTACCGGAACCAGCAGATTAGTCAATGGAAAACTCTACTTTTGTTTTTATGTTCAGAATGCAAAGGCCGACTATAACAGTTTTATGTTGCCCGAACTATTTAAAAAAGAATTTTAA
- a CDS encoding glycosyl hydrolase, whose amino-acid sequence MMVKRILLISCFAFLYIYSPAQEVAWPKITTETKPAARWWWLGSAVDEKNLSYNLEEYSRAGMGTMEITPIYGVKGNEARDIKFLSPTWMKMLHHTEAEAKRCGMQMDMNTGTGWPFGGPEVSIEDAASKVIFEEYKLNGGEQLKELIQVSDEKQKDIATLYRLMAFSQNGQRKDITSKVDKQGKLNWIAPAGQWHLIAVFNGKTLQKVKRAAPGGEGYVMDHFSRKAVASYLHLFEKAFAETKTPYPHNFFNDSYEVYNADWTPDFFEQFYKRRGYKLEEYLPEFLDEKRSDTTARIISDYRETIAELLQENFTAQWTKWAHTHGSLTRNQAHGSPGNLIDLYATVDVPECESFGISNFGIKGLRKDSLTVRNFSDLSMLKYASSAAHISGKPYTSSETFTWLTEHFRTSLSQCKPDIDLMFVSGVNHTYFHGTPYSPQDAKWPGWMFYASINMSPMNSIWRDAPAFFQYITRCQSFLQMGKPDNDFLIYLPVYDMWHDQDGRMLPFDIHKMDKRAPKFIEVVHKINESGYDVDYISDQFIRDTKCVNGLLQTKGGTKYKAIIIPAVKKMPDDVLAHLICLAEQGAKIIFMENYPEDVPGFSKLEKRRLSFKNLLSTLPVVTDFKETINTPFKKGMVTTGSNYLKTLGTTGVTNEEMKTVYGLQCIRRSNESGYHYFIASLQPKDVNAWINLGVKATSAVIYNPLNGDSGKAKIRQANGHTQVYLQVRSGESLLLKTFTKDSIDISDWKYPEPQTVGLTIENNWKLHFTQSEPAIDNVYKIGELCSWTELDEPKAKVNMGTGVYSVSFTLPAISADDWILDLGDVRESARVKINGKEVATLWSVPYITKVGKYLQQGENRLEIEVTNLPANRIADYDRRGVEWRNFKEINVVDINYKTDKYNNWKTVPSGLLGPVKLIPVNYRNK is encoded by the coding sequence ATGATGGTTAAAAGAATATTGTTGATCAGTTGTTTCGCTTTTTTATATATTTACTCTCCTGCTCAGGAAGTTGCATGGCCTAAAATAACGACAGAAACCAAACCTGCTGCCCGCTGGTGGTGGTTGGGAAGTGCGGTAGATGAAAAGAATCTTTCTTATAATCTGGAAGAATATTCCCGTGCGGGCATGGGAACCATGGAAATCACTCCTATCTATGGAGTAAAAGGAAATGAAGCCCGTGATATTAAATTCCTTTCTCCTACCTGGATGAAGATGCTGCATCACACGGAAGCTGAAGCGAAAAGGTGTGGCATGCAGATGGATATGAACACAGGTACCGGATGGCCCTTTGGTGGTCCGGAAGTGAGTATTGAGGACGCTGCAAGTAAAGTTATCTTTGAAGAATATAAATTAAATGGAGGTGAACAGCTTAAAGAGCTTATCCAGGTTTCCGATGAAAAGCAGAAAGACATTGCAACACTTTATCGTTTGATGGCTTTTTCACAAAATGGTCAGCGAAAAGATATCACCTCTAAAGTTGATAAACAAGGTAAGCTAAACTGGATAGCACCTGCGGGGCAATGGCATCTGATTGCTGTTTTCAATGGAAAAACGCTGCAGAAAGTGAAACGTGCGGCTCCCGGTGGTGAAGGGTATGTAATGGATCATTTCTCACGCAAAGCGGTAGCTAGCTATCTTCACCTTTTTGAGAAAGCTTTTGCTGAAACAAAAACGCCCTACCCGCACAACTTCTTTAATGATTCCTATGAAGTTTATAATGCAGACTGGACACCGGATTTTTTTGAACAGTTCTATAAACGACGCGGATATAAGCTGGAAGAGTACCTTCCTGAATTTCTGGATGAGAAACGTTCTGATACAACAGCACGCATTATTTCAGATTATCGCGAGACAATAGCAGAGTTGTTGCAGGAGAATTTTACTGCTCAATGGACAAAATGGGCACATACTCACGGAAGCCTCACCCGTAATCAGGCTCATGGTTCACCTGGTAACCTGATTGATCTCTATGCCACTGTTGATGTTCCCGAGTGCGAAAGCTTTGGCATTTCAAATTTTGGCATTAAAGGCTTACGAAAAGATTCACTAACCGTAAGGAACTTCTCTGATCTGTCTATGCTAAAATATGCCTCTTCGGCAGCCCATATTTCAGGCAAGCCTTATACTTCCTCCGAAACATTTACCTGGCTCACGGAACATTTCCGTACCTCATTATCACAATGTAAGCCAGATATTGATTTGATGTTTGTTTCAGGAGTTAATCATACTTATTTTCACGGCACTCCCTATTCACCCCAGGATGCTAAGTGGCCGGGATGGATGTTTTACGCCTCAATCAACATGTCGCCCATGAATAGTATCTGGCGGGATGCTCCGGCTTTCTTTCAATACATTACCCGCTGCCAGTCATTCCTGCAGATGGGTAAACCGGATAATGACTTTCTTATTTATCTGCCTGTTTATGATATGTGGCATGATCAGGATGGGCGCATGTTACCATTTGATATCCATAAAATGGACAAGAGAGCTCCTAAGTTTATTGAGGTAGTACATAAAATTAATGAAAGCGGATATGATGTGGATTATATTTCCGATCAGTTTATCCGTGACACAAAGTGTGTGAATGGCTTGCTTCAGACAAAAGGTGGAACAAAATACAAAGCAATCATCATCCCTGCTGTAAAAAAGATGCCGGATGATGTGCTGGCCCATCTGATCTGTCTGGCTGAACAAGGTGCAAAGATTATTTTCATGGAAAATTATCCGGAAGATGTTCCCGGTTTTTCTAAACTTGAGAAGCGCCGTCTTTCTTTCAAAAACTTATTGAGTACTCTTCCGGTTGTTACTGATTTTAAAGAAACAATAAACACTCCTTTTAAGAAGGGAATGGTTACCACCGGAAGTAATTATCTGAAAACATTGGGCACAACAGGTGTTACTAATGAAGAAATGAAAACGGTTTACGGATTGCAGTGTATTCGTCGCTCTAATGAATCAGGATATCATTATTTTATTGCATCCTTGCAACCAAAAGATGTGAATGCCTGGATAAACCTTGGCGTAAAGGCTACTTCAGCTGTGATTTATAATCCATTAAATGGAGACAGTGGCAAAGCAAAAATCAGACAAGCAAATGGACACACTCAGGTTTATTTGCAGGTCAGATCCGGCGAATCCTTGCTACTGAAAACTTTCACGAAGGATAGTATCGATATCTCCGATTGGAAATACCCGGAACCGCAAACAGTGGGACTGACAATTGAGAACAACTGGAAACTCCATTTTACTCAAAGCGAACCGGCAATAGACAATGTTTACAAGATTGGCGAGCTCTGCTCCTGGACAGAACTCGATGAACCAAAAGCCAAAGTAAATATGGGCACTGGAGTGTATAGCGTCAGCTTTACTCTGCCTGCTATCTCAGCTGACGACTGGATACTCGATTTAGGAGACGTGAGAGAAAGTGCCCGCGTTAAAATCAATGGCAAAGAAGTTGCAACGCTTTGGTCTGTACCTTATATCACTAAAGTAGGAAAATACCTTCAGCAAGGAGAAAACCGTTTAGAAATTGAGGTAACCAATCTACCAGCAAACCGCATTGCTGATTATGATCGTCGCGGAGTGGAATGGAGAAACTTTAAAGAGATAAACGTTGTAGATATTAACTATAAAACAGATAAATACAATAACTGGAAAACTGTGCCTTCAGGGTTACTCGGCCCAGTGAAACTTATTCCTGTGAATTACAGGAATAAGTAA
- a CDS encoding glycoside hydrolase family 28 protein yields MRHTKIHILFMIFIMTGAIQVQAKIYNVRDFGAKGDGKTIDSPSINQAIENASKDGGGMVYVPSGEYACYSICLKSHITLYLESGARIVAAFPTQNQGYDVAEPNEFYRYQDFGHSHWQNSLIWGIGLEDITICGPGLIYGKGLSREESRLAGAGNKAISLKNCRNVILKDVSMMHCGHFALLATGVDNLSVLNLKVDTNRDGFDIDCCKNVRITDCSVNSPWDDAIVLKASYALGYFRDTENVTITGCYVSGFDQGTAMNATFERDEPQAPDHAYVCGRIKLGTESSGGFKNIAITNCIFDRCRGLALESVDGGHLEDVVVSNITMHDIVNSPIFLRLGARMRSPEGTPRGTMKRIRISNVNVYNADSQYSSIISGVPGSIIEDVSLSDIHIYHKGGYSSEDGKIIPPEQEKVYPDPLMFGTIPASGFYIRHAKNITFNNIDFHYEKPDGRPLFVTDDAEMTEYNHITVEGVKQ; encoded by the coding sequence ATGAGACACACCAAAATACATATCCTGTTCATGATCTTTATTATGACAGGAGCCATCCAGGTTCAGGCAAAAATATATAATGTGAGAGATTTCGGTGCAAAAGGTGATGGAAAGACCATCGACTCTCCTTCCATCAACCAGGCAATTGAAAATGCTTCAAAAGACGGAGGAGGGATGGTTTATGTTCCTTCCGGCGAATATGCCTGCTATTCCATCTGTCTGAAAAGTCATATCACTCTTTATCTGGAATCGGGTGCACGTATTGTTGCTGCCTTTCCAACACAAAATCAGGGTTATGATGTTGCCGAGCCCAATGAATTCTACCGATATCAGGATTTTGGTCACAGTCACTGGCAGAACTCTCTTATATGGGGTATCGGACTGGAAGATATTACCATCTGCGGACCTGGACTCATTTACGGTAAAGGACTATCCCGCGAGGAAAGTCGTCTGGCTGGTGCCGGAAACAAAGCCATCAGCCTGAAAAACTGCAGGAATGTAATTCTAAAAGATGTTTCCATGATGCATTGCGGACACTTTGCGTTGCTTGCAACAGGCGTGGATAACCTGAGTGTGCTTAACTTGAAAGTGGATACAAACCGTGACGGATTTGATATTGACTGCTGCAAGAACGTGCGCATCACCGACTGCAGCGTCAATTCTCCCTGGGATGATGCCATAGTTCTGAAAGCATCTTATGCACTGGGATACTTCAGAGATACAGAGAATGTAACCATTACCGGCTGCTATGTATCCGGATTCGACCAGGGAACAGCGATGAACGCCACCTTCGAGCGAGATGAACCACAAGCTCCCGACCATGCCTATGTGTGCGGAAGAATAAAACTGGGCACCGAATCAAGCGGAGGATTTAAGAATATCGCAATAACGAACTGTATCTTTGACCGATGCAGAGGGCTGGCGCTGGAAAGTGTGGATGGCGGACACCTGGAAGATGTTGTGGTAAGCAATATCACCATGCACGATATTGTCAACTCACCAATATTTCTACGCTTAGGCGCACGCATGAGAAGTCCGGAAGGAACACCTCGGGGAACCATGAAAAGGATACGCATCAGCAATGTAAATGTATATAATGCCGATTCACAATACTCCTCCATCATCAGCGGCGTACCCGGAAGCATCATTGAAGACGTTTCTTTAAGTGACATACACATTTACCATAAAGGTGGATACAGCAGTGAAGATGGAAAGATCATACCTCCTGAACAAGAGAAGGTTTACCCCGACCCGTTGATGTTTGGAACCATCCCGGCTTCCGGTTTTTACATTCGCCACGCAAAAAACATTACGTTCAACAACATAGATTTCCATTACGAAAAACCCGATGGACGTCCGTTATTTGTTACTGATGATGCAGAGATGACAGAATATAACCACATCACTGTAGAAGGTGTAAAACAATGA
- a CDS encoding transposase, with the protein MDSYPITARSLELFFHVDGVQLERQYKEHLSDYQQWHQKEHAANYVLFSENIGPHMSIDETCVSNGELYTILSNKDAKGGKGCIAAVVLGTKSEDVEAVLDRIAPDIRQKVEEVTMDMANTMRKIIRHSFPKATQVIDRFHIQKLACDAVQEIRINYRWEAIQDETDAMEEAKGKAETYKTEILANGDTRKQLLVRSRYLLFKSADKWTQSQKERAAILFELYPKLKNAYGLSHSLRMIFAKNTVKDVARIALAKWYNKVEEAKLDSFNVIAATLYEHYQEVLNFFNNRATNASAESLNAKIKAFRASLRGVTDIPFFMFRLTKIYA; encoded by the coding sequence TTGGATTCATACCCGATTACGGCCCGCTCTCTTGAGCTATTCTTCCATGTAGATGGCGTTCAGCTAGAGCGTCAATATAAGGAACATCTGAGTGATTATCAGCAATGGCACCAAAAGGAGCATGCAGCTAATTATGTTCTTTTCTCCGAAAACATCGGTCCGCACATGAGCATTGATGAAACATGTGTTTCCAACGGAGAACTATATACTATTCTTTCAAACAAAGACGCCAAAGGAGGCAAAGGCTGTATCGCTGCAGTTGTGCTGGGAACTAAATCCGAAGATGTAGAAGCGGTTCTTGACAGAATAGCTCCTGATATACGCCAAAAGGTAGAAGAGGTAACGATGGATATGGCAAATACAATGCGCAAAATTATACGTCATAGTTTTCCAAAAGCAACACAGGTTATAGATCGTTTTCATATTCAAAAGTTAGCCTGTGATGCCGTACAGGAAATTAGGATAAATTATCGATGGGAAGCTATACAAGACGAAACGGATGCCATGGAGGAAGCTAAAGGTAAGGCAGAAACCTATAAAACGGAGATATTAGCCAATGGAGATACCAGAAAGCAGTTATTGGTCAGAAGTCGATATCTATTATTTAAATCAGCAGACAAATGGACTCAAAGTCAAAAAGAAAGAGCAGCTATATTATTTGAATTATATCCAAAACTAAAGAATGCTTATGGCTTATCACACTCATTAAGAATGATATTCGCAAAGAATACAGTCAAAGATGTGGCAAGAATAGCTTTAGCTAAATGGTATAATAAAGTGGAAGAAGCTAAACTGGATTCGTTCAATGTCATTGCAGCTACGTTATATGAGCACTATCAAGAAGTTTTGAACTTCTTCAATAATAGAGCGACAAATGCTTCTGCAGAATCACTTAATGCTAAAATCAAAGCATTCAGAGCATCACTAAGAGGTGTTACAGATATACCATTCTTTATGTTTAGGCTAACAAAAATTTACGCATAA
- a CDS encoding glycosyl hydrolase family 28 protein, whose protein sequence is MKKSFLVSLLAILVTGCLAQDKAIPSFSWIRGNEKPDLSWALKVGAKTYPTFNVFKVKDYQAVNDGKTICTKQIQNAIDACSSAGGGTVTFEPGNYLTGALFIKKGVNLCIGKGVTLMGSTDINDYPEFKSRIAGIEMIWPAAVINVIDQKNAAISGEGTLDCQGKVFWDKYWEMRKEYEKEGLRWIVDYDCKRVRGILISNSSDVSLKNIHVMRTGFWAVQVLYSSYCTINGININNNIGGHGPSTDGIDIDSSTKILIENCDIDCNDDNICIKSGRDADGLRVNRPTEYVVIRNCITRKGAGLITCGSETSGSIRNILAYNMQAYGTSSALRIKSAMNRGGTVENIFMSHVKADSVGSVLAADLNWNPSYSYSALPEKYIGKEIPEHWKIMLTPVIPAEKGYPHFKNVYLSDVKAQNARQFISASGWNDSLRLENFHLYNIKANVSEAGKVTFTDHFYLSKIRLKVANKSKIEFKKNTNIQKDIQYE, encoded by the coding sequence ATGAAGAAGAGTTTTTTAGTATCTCTGCTTGCGATTTTAGTTACGGGGTGTTTGGCTCAGGATAAAGCTATTCCCTCTTTCAGTTGGATCAGGGGAAATGAGAAGCCAGATCTTTCATGGGCTCTGAAAGTAGGGGCAAAAACATACCCTACTTTCAATGTCTTTAAAGTGAAGGATTATCAGGCTGTAAATGATGGAAAAACAATTTGCACCAAACAGATACAGAATGCAATTGATGCATGTAGCTCTGCCGGAGGAGGAACTGTAACGTTTGAACCGGGGAACTATCTGACGGGTGCGTTGTTTATTAAAAAAGGAGTAAATCTGTGCATAGGCAAAGGAGTAACTTTGATGGGGAGTACAGATATAAATGACTATCCGGAATTCAAATCAAGAATTGCCGGCATTGAGATGATATGGCCAGCAGCGGTTATTAATGTTATTGACCAAAAAAACGCAGCCATTTCAGGAGAAGGTACACTAGACTGTCAGGGGAAAGTCTTTTGGGATAAATACTGGGAAATGCGTAAGGAATATGAAAAAGAAGGACTTCGGTGGATAGTAGATTATGACTGCAAACGGGTAAGGGGCATTTTAATATCAAACAGCTCGGATGTTTCTCTGAAAAACATTCATGTAATGCGGACTGGTTTCTGGGCAGTTCAGGTTTTATATTCCTCGTATTGCACCATCAATGGAATAAATATTAATAATAATATTGGTGGTCACGGACCAAGTACAGATGGAATTGATATCGATTCTTCCACGAAAATTCTGATTGAGAACTGCGATATTGATTGTAATGATGACAATATCTGCATAAAATCAGGAAGAGATGCCGACGGACTAAGGGTTAACCGCCCTACGGAATACGTGGTAATCCGCAACTGTATTACCAGAAAGGGAGCAGGACTAATCACCTGCGGAAGCGAAACGTCCGGTTCCATCCGCAACATCCTGGCATACAACATGCAGGCTTATGGAACGTCTTCCGCTCTTCGGATTAAATCTGCCATGAACAGAGGCGGTACAGTGGAAAACATCTTTATGAGTCATGTAAAAGCCGACAGTGTAGGTAGTGTTTTAGCTGCAGATTTAAACTGGAATCCCAGTTACAGTTACTCCGCTTTACCCGAAAAATATATTGGGAAAGAGATTCCGGAACACTGGAAGATTATGCTTACCCCTGTAATTCCTGCAGAAAAAGGCTACCCACATTTTAAGAATGTGTATCTTTCGGATGTAAAAGCTCAGAATGCCAGACAGTTCATCTCGGCTTCTGGCTGGAACGATAGTTTAAGACTGGAAAACTTCCACTTGTATAATATCAAAGCTAACGTTTCCGAAGCAGGAAAAGTAACTTTTACTGATCATTTCTACTTGAGTAAAATACGTTTAAAAGTTGCCAATAAGAGTAAAATAGAGTTCAAAAAAAATACAAATATTCAGAAAGATATTCAATATGAATAA
- a CDS encoding rhamnogalacturonan acetylesterase, translated as MKFKLLAIALLISSFCAAQKEQFKFDFTSNKAQKGYIKIDSSNRYTASKGYGYDLQPSSAGENKPFYFSVQVPDGNYKVTIRIGSKNKAGVTTVRGESRRLFIENLATKKGEIVEVTFIINKRNTKISENEDVKIKQREKKKLNWDDKLTIEFNGDAPLVESMTIQKVNNIPTVFLFGDSTVVDQDNEPWASWGQMITSFFDMNVCFANYAESGESANTFISAGRLAKALTQMKAGDYIFVEFGHNDQKQKGPDKGPYTSYFTSLRTFVTEAKARGAHPVLVTPTQRRSFNEQGKIMDTHGEYPNAMKQLAREENIPLVDLNSMTRTLYEAWGVEPSKKAFVHYPANTYPGQIQPLADNTHFNPYGAYEIAKCIIEGMKINKLDIVKYLRKDYKPFNPQKPDAIDSFHWNQSPFTEVEKPDGN; from the coding sequence ATGAAATTTAAATTATTAGCTATCGCATTATTAATTAGTTCTTTTTGTGCAGCACAAAAGGAACAATTTAAGTTCGATTTTACATCGAATAAAGCACAAAAAGGATATATAAAAATAGATTCTTCAAACAGATATACAGCTTCAAAAGGTTATGGATATGACCTTCAGCCCAGTTCAGCAGGAGAAAATAAACCTTTTTATTTTTCTGTTCAGGTTCCGGATGGTAATTATAAAGTAACCATAAGAATTGGTTCTAAAAATAAAGCCGGAGTAACAACTGTAAGAGGAGAATCGCGCCGTCTTTTCATTGAAAATCTGGCTACTAAAAAAGGAGAAATCGTTGAGGTAACATTCATTATCAATAAGCGCAATACTAAAATCAGTGAGAACGAGGATGTAAAAATCAAACAACGTGAGAAAAAGAAGCTTAACTGGGATGATAAACTAACTATTGAATTTAACGGAGATGCTCCTCTTGTAGAGTCTATGACCATTCAGAAGGTGAATAACATTCCTACCGTTTTTCTTTTCGGAGACTCTACCGTGGTAGACCAGGATAATGAACCTTGGGCAAGCTGGGGGCAAATGATTACCAGTTTTTTTGACATGAATGTTTGTTTCGCCAACTATGCTGAATCAGGAGAATCAGCCAATACATTTATTTCTGCTGGAAGACTTGCAAAAGCGCTGACCCAGATGAAAGCCGGCGATTATATATTTGTTGAATTTGGTCACAATGACCAGAAACAAAAAGGTCCGGACAAAGGTCCTTACACCTCATACTTTACTAGCCTTCGTACATTTGTTACCGAAGCAAAAGCACGTGGTGCACATCCTGTATTGGTTACTCCAACTCAAAGAAGAAGCTTTAATGAACAGGGTAAAATAATGGATACTCACGGAGAATATCCTAATGCAATGAAACAACTGGCTCGTGAAGAAAATATTCCTTTGGTTGATCTTAACTCCATGACACGCACACTCTATGAAGCATGGGGAGTGGAACCTTCAAAGAAAGCATTTGTGCATTATCCGGCCAACACTTATCCCGGACAAATTCAACCTTTGGCAGACAACACGCATTTTAATCCTTATGGAGCATACGAAATAGCCAAATGTATCATTGAAGGGATGAAAATCAATAAACTGGATATCGTAAAATATTTAAGAAAAGATTATAAGCCATTCAATCCTCAGAAGCCGGATGCCATTGATTCTTTTCATTGGAATCAGAGCCCTTTCACAGAAGTAGAGAAACCAGACGGTAATTAA